The Sporocytophaga myxococcoides genome includes a window with the following:
- a CDS encoding GNAT family N-acetyltransferase, whose protein sequence is MITSIEKLQEDIFCDTDYKIRYSGFATTDVLNVLERTFYGTHGLSYRHRNVRERAGKTLHPHFFTLYKRDTSIGTFCLSERIIINKGYPEKGFYGRYLSILPEYGGKGLGTLLKEKAYDYIRKTEPRSLIIYSYIEEANRYSLNLSRKQGNKLAGYYEVLSFSRFNPKIFSGFSRLEKERIDEFKRLFKEYYSAYQLVILDYIGQNNNYFVIRKKGEIIAGVQAVPAHWQFKSIPGLSGFVAQNILPFIPKLSKVFNAKNYHFIAFDSVYVKEGFENLLPFLFESVLAAFNCHSGLYYGDANSPLTKSFKSSDRGFLSKIESEIRPMIMISSHNSHSHWEPMEKGPFYVSAFDQV, encoded by the coding sequence ATGATCACGTCTATTGAAAAACTTCAGGAAGATATATTTTGTGATACGGATTATAAAATCCGATATTCTGGCTTTGCAACTACAGATGTATTGAATGTTCTTGAAAGGACATTTTATGGGACCCATGGACTTAGCTATCGCCACCGGAATGTAAGAGAAAGGGCTGGGAAAACACTCCATCCGCACTTCTTTACTCTTTACAAACGCGATACATCTATAGGCACCTTCTGCTTATCGGAAAGGATTATAATCAACAAAGGCTATCCGGAGAAAGGCTTTTACGGAAGATACCTTTCCATATTGCCCGAATATGGAGGTAAAGGATTGGGAACCTTACTAAAAGAAAAGGCTTATGATTATATCCGCAAGACAGAACCAAGGTCATTAATTATATATTCCTATATTGAAGAAGCAAACAGATATTCTCTTAACCTCTCCAGAAAACAAGGGAACAAACTTGCCGGATACTACGAAGTTCTTAGCTTTAGCAGGTTTAACCCCAAGATTTTTTCAGGATTTTCAAGACTTGAAAAAGAACGAATTGATGAATTTAAAAGACTGTTTAAAGAATATTATAGCGCGTACCAATTGGTAATACTGGATTATATTGGTCAGAACAACAACTATTTTGTAATCAGAAAAAAAGGTGAGATAATTGCCGGAGTGCAAGCTGTTCCCGCTCACTGGCAATTTAAATCGATACCAGGGCTATCCGGATTTGTCGCCCAAAACATACTCCCCTTCATTCCAAAGTTATCTAAAGTCTTTAATGCAAAGAATTATCATTTCATTGCATTTGATTCTGTATATGTTAAAGAAGGCTTCGAAAATCTTCTCCCTTTTCTTTTTGAGTCTGTTCTGGCTGCATTTAATTGTCATTCAGGCCTTTATTACGGAGATGCTAATTCACCTCTTACTAAATCCTTTAAATCAAGTGACAGAGGTTTTCTAAGTAAAATAGAATCTGAAATCCGACCTATGATAATGATATCCTCCCATAACAGTCATTCACACTGGGAACCAATGGAGAAAGGGCCCTTTTATGTTTCTGCTTTCGACCAAGTTTGA
- a CDS encoding T9SS type A sorting domain-containing protein: MKRCLLIVTALICWAAFECSATHIKGGQIIYSRNNLNVSISLIVYSNRSAVDAGVDDPTATINWGDGTSTEYTRASKRLINDNTYENVYLGEHTYPGTGTYIICYSESNRTGGVKNMTNSINTPFYIESMVGVVSGYTVKLSSPSFLSPPIFHAEKNRTFTNNLSVYSPDKDSVSYKLVTCKQARGNDVEGYFIPEGVKINPYSGQITWDKPSIEGLYNFAALVEFWKNGIRVGFVIRDFQVAVSAERISGQVFEVTASHDITPGNSVPLNLNDVFTMEVLFQDTTNSLANLDYIGELQNEEGVFNIAIEEVPSNARNSSINKRSPVYKASVSMTVQEKHKRTTPYNLIFRGETKNGWSNISNDLTIQLYIGVQVPLSVSSNGVKGNLNLSFYPVPVNDQLTIKKESNDSGTLIIYNSVGRDVKSIYLGKGVVDTHLGIDLKSGTYIYNFNSDNSKEFTTGKFIVN, translated from the coding sequence ATGAAAAGATGTTTATTGATAGTTACAGCATTAATATGTTGGGCTGCTTTTGAATGCTCAGCTACCCATATTAAAGGAGGGCAAATAATTTACAGTAGAAATAATTTAAATGTTTCCATATCTCTTATAGTATATAGCAATAGATCAGCTGTAGATGCTGGAGTAGATGATCCCACGGCAACAATAAATTGGGGAGATGGGACTTCAACTGAATATACAAGAGCTTCGAAGAGACTGATCAATGATAATACATATGAGAATGTTTATTTAGGAGAACATACATATCCAGGTACTGGTACATATATTATTTGCTATTCAGAATCAAACAGAACGGGAGGTGTGAAGAATATGACGAATTCTATCAATACTCCATTTTATATAGAATCAATGGTAGGTGTAGTTTCTGGGTATACTGTTAAACTTTCAAGTCCATCCTTTTTATCACCTCCTATTTTTCACGCAGAAAAAAACAGAACCTTTACAAATAATCTATCTGTATATTCTCCGGATAAGGATAGTGTTTCATATAAACTTGTTACCTGTAAACAGGCTAGAGGTAATGATGTAGAAGGTTATTTTATTCCTGAGGGGGTTAAAATTAATCCCTATTCCGGACAGATTACCTGGGATAAGCCCTCAATAGAAGGATTGTACAATTTTGCTGCACTTGTGGAGTTTTGGAAAAATGGTATCAGGGTAGGTTTTGTAATCAGAGACTTCCAGGTGGCTGTAAGCGCAGAACGAATATCCGGACAAGTATTTGAAGTAACAGCATCTCATGACATAACTCCTGGAAATAGTGTGCCTTTGAATCTCAATGATGTTTTTACTATGGAGGTATTATTTCAGGATACAACAAACAGCCTTGCTAATCTTGATTATATCGGAGAATTGCAGAACGAAGAAGGTGTGTTTAATATAGCAATCGAAGAGGTTCCTTCAAATGCGAGGAACTCTTCAATAAACAAACGAAGCCCTGTATATAAGGCCTCTGTTTCAATGACTGTCCAAGAAAAGCATAAAAGAACAACACCATATAATTTAATTTTTAGAGGAGAGACGAAGAACGGTTGGAGTAATATAAGCAATGATCTAACAATCCAGCTATACATTGGAGTGCAAGTTCCGCTTAGTGTTAGTTCTAATGGAGTAAAAGGTAATCTAAACTTAAGTTTTTACCCTGTACCTGTAAATGACCAGTTAACAATAAAAAAGGAAAGCAACGACTCTGGAACCCTTATCATATATAATTCAGTAGGGAGAGATGTAAAAAGCATTTACCTTGGCAAAGGAGTGGTAGATACCCATTTGGGTATTGATTTAAAAAGTGGTACCTATATTTATAATTTTAATTCAGACAATAGTAAAGAATTCACTACAGGAAAATTTATTGTCAATTAA
- a CDS encoding toxin-antitoxin system YwqK family antitoxin, whose product MKVKHFTIIFFCLITLSSCEWTTTRRGRNYDPSPIVQSESNYFLNDTSIYVFDYAPGDVGGSEKNYYPNGTLKSEGNYNNGQPSGYWKFYYDTGVPKKEGNINNNQFSGYWKFYHPNGRLRAEGNFNNGYQDGYWKFYYPNGIMESEGNFNFNRKRNHWKYYYDNGRLYAIIRY is encoded by the coding sequence ATGAAAGTAAAACACTTTACTATTATCTTTTTCTGTCTAATTACTTTGAGTTCATGCGAATGGACAACAACCAGAAGAGGACGAAATTATGATCCATCACCAATAGTTCAGAGTGAATCCAACTATTTCCTGAATGACACCAGTATATATGTTTTCGATTATGCTCCCGGAGACGTTGGAGGTAGCGAAAAAAACTACTATCCTAACGGCACACTTAAAAGCGAGGGCAACTATAACAATGGACAACCTTCCGGATATTGGAAGTTTTATTATGACACAGGAGTTCCTAAGAAAGAAGGTAACATCAATAATAACCAGTTTTCAGGTTACTGGAAGTTTTACCATCCAAATGGAAGGCTGAGAGCCGAAGGTAACTTTAACAACGGATATCAAGACGGATACTGGAAGTTCTATTACCCAAATGGGATCATGGAATCTGAAGGAAACTTTAATTTCAATCGAAAAAGAAATCATTGGAAATATTATTATGACAATGGTCGTTTATATGCGATCATCCGCTATTAA
- a CDS encoding Dabb family protein, producing the protein MLTHHVLFWLKADTTEDQKKAFRAGLDSLIKVETIKSMYVGTPAPISRPVVDTTYTFSLVIVFEDLAGHDVYQVHPVHKAFLEEFRQYFEKVVIYDAH; encoded by the coding sequence ATGCTTACCCATCACGTTTTATTCTGGCTGAAAGCCGATACTACCGAAGATCAGAAGAAGGCATTTCGTGCCGGACTCGATTCTCTCATTAAAGTGGAAACTATAAAGTCTATGTATGTAGGAACTCCGGCTCCTATTAGCAGACCTGTTGTGGATACCACTTATACATTTTCATTAGTAATCGTATTTGAAGACCTTGCCGGTCATGACGTATATCAGGTGCATCCGGTACATAAGGCATTTCTGGAAGAGTTCAGGCAGTATTTTGAGAAAGTAGTTATATACGATGCTCATTAA
- a CDS encoding NAD(P)/FAD-dependent oxidoreductase yields the protein MILFNRRSFLINSMKAIGATMVASSFSCSESSNDNIPASIVGASVATGHKLRFDKLPEPALTEEIDTIIVGGGIAGLSAARFLYKKNHRNFKVLELEKNIGGNSAYGVNHISAYPWGAHYLPIPNQENSEDLFDFLKEADIVTSFNSNGLPVYNEYYLCFDPEERLFINGYWQDGIIPNFGISDQERNEIKDFLLLMENLRRKKGIDGKYAFTIPVDFSSQDTEFTALDNISMAEYLKHKGFTSSHLNWYVDYCCRDDYGTNVNNTSAWAGIHYFAARKGDAVNASPGTVLTWPEGNGFLVKKLSEKFKNDIISNQLVYSVNVSGDKVHVDCIDSQNHKTLRYICKECIMATPQFITSRLLNRIYEKRPQTTFSYAPWMVANITLKEFKDRKGAPLSWDNVFYDSKSLGYVNANHQHENSYHDKRVITYYLPLTDSDPVNERKKLYETDAQYWKSHIINDLSQIHPQIDKSIENIEIWRWGHGMVRPIPGFIWSNERKSARHNIDHKIFFAHSDLSGISIFEEAFYQGTRAAKELLKKSKV from the coding sequence ATGATTCTTTTTAACAGAAGATCTTTTCTTATCAACTCCATGAAAGCGATTGGTGCTACTATGGTGGCATCTTCCTTTTCCTGTTCTGAAAGCTCAAATGATAACATTCCTGCATCAATTGTTGGGGCTTCCGTAGCAACCGGACATAAACTAAGGTTCGACAAACTCCCTGAGCCGGCATTGACAGAAGAAATTGATACTATTATTGTAGGTGGAGGAATTGCAGGACTTTCAGCTGCCAGGTTTTTGTATAAAAAGAACCATCGGAATTTTAAAGTTCTTGAACTGGAAAAGAATATTGGTGGCAACTCTGCTTATGGTGTTAATCACATTTCTGCATATCCATGGGGAGCTCATTATCTTCCGATCCCTAATCAGGAAAACTCAGAAGACCTTTTTGATTTTCTGAAAGAAGCAGATATTGTAACTTCCTTTAACAGCAATGGATTACCGGTATACAATGAATATTATTTATGTTTTGATCCGGAAGAGCGTTTGTTTATCAATGGTTACTGGCAGGATGGCATTATTCCGAATTTCGGAATATCTGATCAGGAACGAAATGAGATAAAAGATTTTCTTCTTCTGATGGAAAATTTAAGAAGAAAAAAGGGGATTGATGGGAAATATGCATTTACCATACCTGTTGACTTCTCAAGCCAGGATACTGAATTCACTGCTCTGGATAACATATCTATGGCTGAATATCTTAAGCACAAAGGCTTTACCTCCTCTCACCTGAATTGGTATGTTGATTATTGCTGTCGAGACGACTATGGCACCAATGTAAATAACACCTCGGCCTGGGCAGGCATACATTACTTTGCAGCCAGAAAAGGTGATGCAGTTAACGCATCGCCAGGCACAGTTCTTACATGGCCTGAAGGAAATGGATTTCTGGTAAAAAAGCTTTCAGAAAAATTTAAGAATGATATTATAAGCAATCAACTTGTTTATTCTGTGAATGTGTCAGGTGACAAAGTTCATGTGGATTGTATTGACAGTCAAAATCATAAAACACTCAGGTATATATGTAAGGAATGTATAATGGCAACTCCACAATTCATAACAAGTCGCCTATTGAATCGAATCTATGAAAAAAGGCCACAGACAACATTTTCATATGCCCCATGGATGGTTGCCAACATTACGCTTAAAGAATTTAAAGACAGAAAAGGAGCTCCTTTAAGTTGGGACAATGTCTTCTATGATAGCAAATCACTGGGGTATGTGAATGCCAATCATCAACATGAAAACTCTTATCATGACAAAAGAGTAATCACTTATTATCTTCCTCTTACAGATAGTGATCCTGTCAATGAAAGAAAAAAGCTCTATGAAACAGATGCTCAGTACTGGAAAAGTCACATCATTAATGATTTATCTCAAATACATCCTCAAATTGATAAAAGCATCGAGAACATTGAAATATGGCGGTGGGGACATGGCATGGTCAGGCCAATTCCAGGATTTATCTGGAGTAATGAGAGAAAGAGTGCCAGACATAATATAGATCATAAAATATTCTTTGCTCATTCTGACCTTAGCGGAATATCGATATTCGAAGAAGCCTTTTATCAAGGAACAAGAGCTGCAAAAGAGCTTTTAAAAAAGTCAAAAGTATGA
- a CDS encoding DUF350 domain-containing protein — protein sequence MESLFNLKYIIGSVLYSLIGIVILVISFWVIEKITPENLWKEIIVNHNKALAIIAAAFIIAIAIIIASAIHG from the coding sequence ATGGAATCATTATTCAACCTTAAGTACATCATCGGCTCAGTATTATATTCTCTGATAGGAATTGTGATATTGGTAATTTCCTTCTGGGTAATTGAGAAAATAACCCCGGAAAACTTATGGAAAGAGATTATAGTAAATCATAACAAAGCCTTGGCCATCATCGCTGCAGCATTTATAATTGCCATAGCAATCATAATTGCTTCTGCCATTCATGGTTAA
- a CDS encoding DUF4178 domain-containing protein, protein MDGSEINSNNNLPSAEILNCPKCRSALRVTGFLLTKNIACRKCHGIFDHSNGNLKLIRVFKKEKYNNIPIGSKGTIDGKKYEVVGLANYREAHTPYAWDEYILFSPIHGYSFLSVFEGHWNYFEQTILRPKREGNDVNLNGDTYRIFNRYKKKTDYALGEFPWDISENSNTITEYIYPPYIIVHDKGTNEETWLLGKYITPKEIKEAFNLQTYLPQQKGIGSTQLHSSAASLSKVKHLTLYVVLSITVLQIIFSFSAKEKVVFKDQFTIPVNKTGIVSPPFELEKTLFGKSNLQVELIAPVHNSWMEADITLVNDLSGEEFHFEEGVEYYSGVEGGESWSEGQNYTDLTLSSIPAGKYHLNIFPAIPDGGVGYFQLTLTQDVSMLSNYFIILLIALIFPVALWISVSSFEAQRWMNSDFSPYHTE, encoded by the coding sequence ATGGATGGATCTGAAATAAACAGCAACAATAATTTGCCCTCTGCCGAGATCCTGAATTGCCCGAAATGTAGATCAGCCTTGAGAGTTACAGGCTTTTTGCTAACTAAAAACATTGCATGCAGGAAATGTCATGGCATATTTGATCATTCGAACGGAAATCTTAAGTTGATCAGGGTTTTCAAAAAGGAAAAATACAACAATATCCCGATTGGCTCTAAAGGAACAATAGATGGAAAGAAATATGAAGTGGTAGGTCTTGCAAACTATCGAGAGGCTCACACCCCTTACGCCTGGGATGAATATATATTATTCAGTCCTATCCATGGATACAGTTTTTTAAGCGTATTTGAAGGTCATTGGAATTATTTTGAACAAACAATTCTTCGGCCAAAGCGGGAAGGGAATGATGTTAATCTTAATGGTGACACCTATAGAATTTTTAACAGGTATAAAAAGAAAACAGATTACGCTTTAGGTGAATTTCCCTGGGATATAAGTGAAAATTCTAACACAATAACAGAATATATTTATCCTCCATATATCATTGTTCATGATAAAGGTACTAATGAGGAAACTTGGCTTTTGGGTAAATATATAACCCCAAAAGAAATCAAAGAAGCGTTTAACCTTCAAACATATCTTCCTCAGCAGAAAGGAATAGGTTCAACTCAGCTTCATTCATCTGCTGCCTCTTTATCAAAGGTAAAACACCTGACTCTTTACGTAGTACTGTCAATCACGGTCCTACAAATAATTTTTTCTTTTAGCGCAAAGGAAAAAGTTGTTTTTAAAGACCAGTTCACTATTCCGGTGAATAAAACTGGTATAGTTTCTCCTCCATTCGAACTTGAAAAAACATTATTCGGAAAGTCTAATCTCCAGGTGGAGCTGATTGCTCCGGTTCACAATAGCTGGATGGAAGCAGATATTACTCTAGTAAATGATCTTTCAGGTGAAGAGTTTCATTTCGAAGAAGGTGTTGAATACTATTCAGGAGTAGAAGGCGGAGAGTCCTGGTCTGAAGGTCAAAATTATACTGACCTAACTCTCAGTAGTATTCCAGCTGGGAAATACCACCTTAATATTTTTCCTGCAATTCCGGATGGAGGGGTTGGATACTTTCAATTGACACTGACTCAGGACGTGTCAATGCTTTCAAATTACTTTATAATTCTGTTGATCGCTCTGATATTTCCTGTTGCGCTATGGATCTCTGTAAGCTCCTTTGAAGCCCAAAGGTGGATGAATAGTGATTTCTCACCTTATCATACTGAATAA
- a CDS encoding polyamine aminopropyltransferase produces the protein MPFFLLFSVFVVATCGLIYELIAGTLASYLLGDSVTQFSTIIGVYLFSMGIGSFFSKYFKKNLLAWFIQLEIMVGLIGGTSSTILFLLFEQVESFRFLLYLLVSLTGILVGLEIPLLMRILKNKLEFEDLVSKIFTYDYIGALLASLIFPLVLVPYMGLIKTSFFFGILNVIVATVLCIKFEKEVKWASMLKTQSIAVIILLLAGFVYSENIMTYTESRSYPDKIIYAKSSTYQRIVITKNPKELRLFLNGNLQFSSFDEYRYHEALVHPGIQGLQDHSNVLVLGGGDGLAVRELLKYNTIETITLVDLDGAITNLFKSNHMLLDLNQGSLLDKKVKVINADAFKWLKENNHNQFDFIVIDFPDPSNYSIGKLYTDTFYKLVFSALKENGAAVIQSTSPFVAPQSYWCIDTTIQSVGFKTLPYHAFVPSFGDWGYILAIKGNQYSIPDNYISNLRFLNHETFQQMLIFPKDMVKKKTEINKLNNQAIVHYFEKEWSEYLH, from the coding sequence ATGCCGTTTTTCTTATTATTTTCAGTATTTGTAGTTGCCACTTGCGGGCTGATTTATGAATTAATTGCAGGAACTTTAGCAAGTTATTTGCTTGGTGATTCTGTAACACAGTTTTCCACCATCATTGGAGTATATTTGTTTTCAATGGGTATCGGCTCGTTCTTTTCAAAGTATTTTAAAAAGAACCTGCTAGCCTGGTTTATTCAGCTTGAAATAATGGTTGGCCTGATAGGAGGCACAAGCTCTACAATATTATTTCTACTATTTGAACAAGTAGAATCATTCAGGTTTCTGCTTTATCTCCTGGTCTCTCTTACCGGCATTCTTGTTGGATTGGAAATACCTCTACTTATGCGTATTCTCAAGAACAAGCTGGAGTTCGAAGATTTGGTATCTAAAATTTTCACTTATGATTACATAGGTGCATTGCTTGCAAGTCTTATTTTTCCACTGGTTCTGGTTCCTTACATGGGACTTATAAAAACTTCGTTTTTCTTTGGCATTCTTAATGTTATAGTAGCAACAGTATTGTGCATTAAGTTTGAAAAGGAGGTAAAATGGGCTTCAATGTTGAAAACACAATCTATAGCTGTGATTATTCTGTTGCTTGCAGGATTTGTATATTCTGAAAATATCATGACCTATACGGAAAGCCGGTCTTATCCGGATAAAATCATTTATGCTAAATCCTCTACATACCAAAGGATCGTTATAACAAAAAATCCAAAAGAATTAAGACTTTTTTTAAATGGTAATCTTCAATTCAGTTCATTTGACGAATATAGATACCACGAAGCCTTGGTGCATCCTGGAATACAGGGCTTACAAGATCACAGTAATGTACTTGTTTTAGGAGGCGGAGATGGTTTAGCTGTAAGGGAGCTTTTAAAATATAATACCATTGAAACTATAACACTGGTAGACCTGGATGGAGCTATCACCAATTTATTTAAAAGCAATCATATGTTGCTTGATCTTAACCAAGGTTCGCTGCTAGATAAAAAAGTAAAGGTAATCAATGCTGATGCCTTCAAATGGCTAAAAGAAAATAATCATAACCAGTTCGATTTTATCGTAATTGACTTTCCCGATCCCTCCAATTATTCAATAGGGAAGTTATATACCGACACTTTCTATAAACTGGTGTTCAGTGCACTAAAGGAAAATGGGGCTGCTGTGATTCAGTCTACCTCCCCCTTTGTGGCTCCTCAATCCTATTGGTGCATAGACACAACCATTCAATCTGTAGGTTTTAAAACATTACCTTATCATGCTTTTGTTCCCTCCTTTGGTGACTGGGGATATATATTGGCAATTAAAGGTAATCAGTATTCCATACCTGACAATTACATATCCAACCTTAGATTTCTGAATCATGAAACATTTCAGCAGATGCTGATATTCCCTAAGGATATGGTGAAGAAAAAAACAGAGATAAACAAACTGAACAACCAGGCTATCGTTCATTATTTTGAAAAAGAATGGAGTGAATACCTCCACTGA
- a CDS encoding polynucleotide kinase-phosphatase — protein MEIKIPELALVMLIGASGSGKSTFARKHFRSTEILTSDFCRAIVSDDENDQTATEDAFNVLKYIAGIRLKRGLLTVIDATNVQPEARKDFISLAKEYHCLPVAIVLDLPERLLQDRNKNRTDRNFGPHVIPMQRSQLRRSLKYLGREGVRHIHILNSEEKVESIQGIARDPLYNNLKHLSGPFDIIGDVHGCYDELVKLLKELNYTFESVAYDLVNFGIKVRHPEGRKAVFLGDLVDRGPKTPQVLKLVMSMVQDSSALCVPGNHDAKLLKKLKGSDVKLKHGLAETVEQLSAEEPEFISKVQDFLEGLVSHYVLDGGNLVVAHAGLKEEMHGRGSGAVRTFCMYGETTGETDEFGLPVRYNWASDYKGKAMVVYGHTPIPNPQWLNRTICIDTGCVFGGKLTALRYPEKEVISVNAEKTYFEPSRPLDYNPLTGLSFQQEHDDLLEIDDVRGKHIVETRLLGNITIREDNSIAALEVMSRFAINPKWLIYLPPTMSPSETSTRAGYLEHPEEALKYYATQGVETVVCEEKHMGSRAAVIVCKDENAALKTFGVGNEGIGVCYTRTGRAFFHEDQLEKDFLERINRALTLSGFWDKFKTDWVCLDCELMPWSAKAQALLKDQYAAVGAASAAALPFVTEALQMAKDRGIAADSLLTEFVSKNEMSGRFIDSYRQYCWTVNSLDDYQLAPFHILATEGVVHTDKDHIWHMENIRSICEADTGLLIVTPYKVVDLKNEEAKNEVTNWWNHLTESGGEGMVIKPLNFISKGAKGILQPAIKCRGKEYLRIIYGPTYSAPENLTRLKERSVGGKRALALREFALGAEGLERFVRKEPLRKIHECIFGVLALESEAIDPRL, from the coding sequence ATGGAAATAAAAATACCGGAGTTAGCATTAGTGATGCTTATAGGAGCGTCGGGATCTGGTAAAAGTACGTTTGCAAGAAAGCACTTTAGGAGTACGGAAATCTTAACTTCTGATTTCTGCAGAGCTATTGTGTCAGACGACGAAAATGATCAGACCGCAACGGAGGATGCCTTTAATGTATTAAAATATATTGCTGGTATCAGGTTAAAAAGAGGTTTGTTGACAGTTATAGATGCAACCAACGTTCAACCGGAGGCAAGAAAAGACTTTATAAGCCTGGCTAAAGAATACCATTGCCTTCCTGTTGCCATTGTGCTGGACCTTCCTGAAAGGCTTTTGCAGGATAGGAATAAAAACCGTACGGATAGAAATTTTGGTCCTCATGTGATACCAATGCAAAGGTCACAGTTGAGAAGATCTTTGAAATACCTAGGGAGGGAAGGTGTCAGACATATTCATATCCTTAACTCAGAAGAGAAAGTTGAATCAATACAAGGTATAGCAAGAGATCCTTTATATAATAATCTAAAGCACTTGTCTGGCCCTTTTGATATCATTGGTGATGTACATGGTTGCTATGATGAGCTTGTGAAGTTGTTGAAGGAGCTGAATTATACATTCGAATCTGTAGCATATGATCTTGTTAATTTTGGAATAAAGGTGCGTCATCCCGAAGGCAGGAAAGCTGTATTTCTGGGAGACCTTGTGGATAGAGGTCCAAAGACTCCCCAAGTTTTAAAACTTGTGATGAGCATGGTTCAGGATAGTTCTGCTTTGTGTGTTCCAGGAAACCATGATGCAAAGCTTTTAAAAAAGCTGAAAGGATCTGATGTTAAATTAAAACATGGTCTTGCGGAAACGGTAGAACAATTATCCGCGGAGGAGCCGGAATTTATATCAAAGGTGCAGGACTTTCTTGAAGGACTTGTTAGTCACTATGTATTGGATGGAGGGAATCTTGTTGTAGCCCACGCTGGTTTGAAAGAGGAAATGCATGGAAGAGGTTCAGGCGCTGTTCGAACGTTTTGTATGTATGGAGAAACCACTGGTGAGACGGATGAATTCGGACTTCCCGTCAGATATAACTGGGCTTCCGATTATAAAGGAAAAGCAATGGTGGTATATGGTCACACACCTATCCCCAATCCTCAGTGGTTGAACAGAACGATATGCATTGATACCGGTTGCGTATTCGGAGGAAAACTCACGGCATTGAGATATCCTGAGAAGGAAGTTATTTCTGTAAATGCAGAGAAGACATATTTTGAACCATCAAGACCGCTTGACTATAATCCCTTGACGGGGCTTTCGTTTCAGCAGGAGCATGATGACTTATTGGAGATTGATGATGTGCGTGGTAAACATATTGTGGAAACTCGGTTGTTAGGTAATATAACTATAAGAGAAGATAACAGCATAGCAGCTCTGGAGGTGATGAGCAGGTTCGCTATTAACCCTAAGTGGCTGATCTATTTACCTCCGACAATGTCCCCTTCTGAAACAAGTACAAGAGCAGGATATTTGGAGCATCCGGAAGAAGCATTAAAGTATTATGCGACCCAAGGTGTGGAGACTGTTGTGTGTGAAGAAAAGCATATGGGCTCAAGAGCTGCTGTTATTGTCTGTAAAGATGAAAATGCAGCACTCAAAACCTTTGGAGTGGGAAATGAAGGTATTGGTGTTTGTTATACCAGAACGGGCAGAGCGTTCTTTCACGAAGACCAACTGGAAAAAGACTTTCTGGAGAGGATCAATAGAGCTTTAACCTTGTCCGGCTTTTGGGATAAGTTTAAAACAGATTGGGTTTGTCTTGACTGTGAGTTAATGCCTTGGTCAGCAAAGGCTCAGGCATTGCTTAAGGATCAATATGCTGCTGTAGGGGCTGCTTCTGCTGCTGCATTGCCATTTGTTACAGAGGCCCTTCAGATGGCCAAAGACAGAGGTATAGCAGCGGATAGCTTATTGACAGAATTTGTTTCTAAGAATGAGATGTCCGGAAGGTTTATAGATTCATACAGGCAGTATTGCTGGACTGTCAATTCACTGGATGATTATCAATTGGCGCCATTCCACATCCTTGCAACAGAAGGCGTTGTGCACACTGACAAAGATCATATCTGGCACATGGAAAATATCAGGTCCATTTGTGAGGCAGATACGGGATTGTTAATTGTTACGCCTTATAAAGTTGTTGATTTAAAGAATGAAGAAGCAAAAAATGAAGTCACAAACTGGTGGAACCACCTGACCGAATCCGGTGGAGAAGGAATGGTAATAAAACCATTAAACTTTATCAGCAAGGGGGCAAAGGGTATTTTACAGCCGGCTATTAAATGTAGAGGAAAAGAGTATTTAAGGATTATCTATGGTCCTACCTATTCTGCTCCTGAAAATTTAACAAGGCTGAAAGAACGGAGTGTAGGAGGAAAGAGAGCGCTCGCTTTGCGTGAGTTTGCTTTGGGGGCAGAGGGATTAGAAAGGTTTGTGAGAAAAGAACCTTTAAGAAAAATACATGAATGTATATTCGGAGTATTGGCTCTGGAAAGCGAAGCCATAGATCCGAGATTGTAA